From a single Lolium rigidum isolate FL_2022 chromosome 7, APGP_CSIRO_Lrig_0.1, whole genome shotgun sequence genomic region:
- the LOC124677945 gene encoding helicase-like transcription factor CHR28 produces the protein MFSSSISGDWKLPFATGCQKVETDSDDDDDVYEYEGPSSHTTFHSAMPSRNSVDGTEGFNGFGTQSHPNAESRPSGRDERSIYEEALQHISQETKEEDLPEGVMSVSLLKHQKIALAWMLSKENSSHCPGGILADDQGLGKTISTIALIQKERAQQSNFMSADSDRKSSVSLDLDEDDTMVIMNKKEIKGEPSASNLELCAGRSGTPVNTMVNALKVEPKKKTRVKLPSSASTLRSATKPSAGTLVVCPTSILKQWASEISAKATESSKLSVLVYHGGSRTKDPTELAKYDVVITTYTIVCHEVPKQDSDGDMDQKNSEKYGICPDFAAGNKTKLPKETKKKANKKKKLNSSDADIEGGPLARVRWFRVVLDEAQTIKNHRTKSARACCGLRAKRRWCLSGTPMQNTIDDLYSYFRFLKYEPYSVYGSFQSMIKNPISKGSKQGYKKLQTVLKIVLLRRTKETLLDGEPITKIPPKTIELKKINFTQEERYFYLALEEGLQQKFKKFAAAGTIKQNYANILVLLLRLRQACDHPYLLKDDNHANLTNPASIEMAKQLPREIVINLLEHLEVRHPTCCICVEPPENSVITTCCHNFCYECVLESLSEEEVCPVCKQKLSAEFVFSRPVLRLCLSDESSAAADESSSIFEKSYISSKVQATVDTLNLIFNTPALTDSDSIEPSPSKVAASKAIVFSQWTGMLDVLELSLNSNLINFRRLDGSMSLDVRGAAVEEFKTDPEVRVMLMTLQAGNLGLNMIAACHVIMLDPWWNPYAEDQAIDRAHRIGQTQSVTVTRFTVNDTVEDRILALQVIFWLNILNWYIDSFEKMVGSTCSS, from the exons ATGTTTTCTTCATCAATATCAGGAGATTGGAAACTGCCTTTTGCTACTGGCTGCCAGAAGGTCGAAACTGATAGCGATGATGACG ATGATGTCTACGAATATGAAGGACCGAGTTCACATACGACCTTTCATTCGGCAATGCCGTCCAGGAATTCAGTTGATGGTACTGAAGGTTTTAATGGATTTGGCACACAAAGCCATCCAAATGCAGAAAGTAGACCTTCTGGTCGTGATGAAAGATCTATATATGAAGAAGCCCTACAG CACATCAGCCAGGAAACAAAGGAAGAAGATCTGCCTGAAGGTGTTATGTCAGTATCACTCCTTAAGCACCAG AAAATAGCATTAGCTTGGATGCTCTCCAAGGAGAATAGTTCACATTGTCCAGGTGGAATTTTAGCAGATGATCAG GGGCTTGGGAAGACAATATCCACTATTGCACTTATACAAAAGGAGAGGGCTCAGCAGTCTAACTTCATGTCTGCTGATTCCGACCGTAAAAGTTCTGTGTCATTAGACCTTGATGAGGATGACACAATGGTGATAATGAACAAGAAGGAAATCAAGGGTGAACCCTCGGCCTCCAATCTTGAGCTCTGTGCTGGTCGGTCAGGGACTCCTGTTAATACAATGGTCAATGCTCTTAAAGTTGAGCCCAAGAAGAAGACCAGAGTGAAATTACCATCCTCTGCATCAACCTTGAGGTCTGCTACAAAACCATCTGCAGGAACACTGGTGGTCTGCCCAACTAGTATTCTTAAGCAGTGGGCTAGTGAGATCTctgccaaggctactgaaagttccaAATTATCTGTTTTGGTTTATCATGGAGGTTCAAGGACTAAAGATCCAACTGAGTTGGCAAAATATGATGTTGTCATTACCACATATACTATTGTATGCCATGAAGTGCCCAAGCAAGACTCTGATGGTGATATGGACCAAAAGAACAGTGAGAAGTATGGGATTTGTCCAGATTTTGCTGCTGGCAACAAAACAAAACTGCCAAAAGAGaccaagaaaaaggcaaataagaAAAAGAAACTTAACAGTTCAGACGCTGACATCGAGGGTGGCCCACTTGCCAGGGTAAGATGGTTTAGAGTTGTGCTTGATGAAGCTCAAACAATAAAAAATCACCGGACTAAATCAGCTAGAGCCTGTTGTGGACTGAGAGCAAAAAGGAGATGGTGCTTATCGGGTACACCTATGCAAAATACAATCGACGATCTCTATAGTTATTTCCGCTTTTTGAAGTATGAGCCGTATTCTGTATACGGATCGTTCCAGTCGATGATAAAGAACCCAATTTCTAAAGGTTCAAAGCAGGGATATAAGAAACTCCAAACTGTCTTGAAGATAGTTCTGCTGCGGCGCACAAAAG AAACACTACTTGATGGAGAACCAATCACAAAAATACCTCCAAAGACAATTGAGCTGAAGAAAATAAATTTCACACAAGAGGAGCGATATTTCTATTTGGCACTTGAAGAAGGTTTGCAGCAAAAGTTCAAG AAATTTGCTGCTGCTGGGACGATAAAACAAAACTACGCAAACATTCTTGTATTGCTGCTGCGGCTTCGGCAGGCTTGTGATCACCCTTATCTTCTGAAGGATGATAATCATGCAAATTTGACCAACCCGGCTTCCATAGAAATGGCAAAACAGCTTCCTAGGGAAATAGTGATAAATTTGCTGGAACATTTGGAAGTACGGCATCCAACTTGTTGCATATGCGTG GAGCCACCTGAAAATTCTGTTATAACAACATGCTGCCATAATTTCTGCTATGAATGTGTACTTGAAAGCTTGAGTGAAGAAGAAGTCTGCCCCGTTTGCAAACAGAAATTAAGTGCTGAATTCGTTTTTTCACGTCCAGTATTAAGGCTCTGTCTCTCTGATGAATCATCCGCAGCAGCAGATGAGTCGTCCTCAATTTTTGAAAAGAGTTACATATCCTCAAAGGTCCAGGCCACCGTCGACACACTTAACTTAATCTTCAACACACCTGCCCTTACTGATAGTGATTCTATTGAACCAAGTCCTAGCAAAGTAGCTGCTTCTAAGGCAATAGTCTTCTCCCAGTGGACTGGTATGCTGGACGTGTTGGAGCTTTCACTGAATAGCAATCTTATAAACTTCCGGAGGCTTGATGGGTCAATGTCCCTCGATGTCCGAGGAGCAGCAGTGGAGGAGTTTAAGACTGACCCAGAG GTAAGAGTAATGCTCATGACCCTGCAGGCTGGTAATCTTGGTCTAAACATGATAGCGGCTTGCCATGTGATTATGCTTGATCCCTGGTGGAACCCTTATGCTGAGGACCAGGCAATTGACAGAGCTCACAGAATTGGTCAGACCCAGTCTGTGACTGTCACTCGTTTTACCGTTAATGACACAGTGGAAGATCGCATTTTAGCCCTCCAGGTAATATTTTGGCTGAACATATTAAATTGGTATATTGACAGTTTCGAGAAAATGGTTGGTTCCACGTGTAGTTCATAG
- the LOC124677767 gene encoding uncharacterized protein LOC124677767 gives MEAEAEIPEEAKPPRMNRRQWKAARGNREDKWTRKDRLLLEANAEKRREQEAAEAAADLAAEAANKEDPEAAIATRYRESWIQIFSRSHGSYEDATSILPMRYTDEPPPPYTRVGYADSVVIFSVKVTQVNQCLEWPLDVYGIVAARDSVDRNRNLIFNRTRDNCQTLTPEDASLSLTGPTRAIVIIDPVNYEVELKVKGDTPSQDKFLSLLLIEDKYYASGEPCHGVHCHTYSSKLSTVELTIGHLAQTVEATITFQVIEGSWPTHHHGRFVARMARLNDLEMVLLDSRDGMVSVMSDGVIELSRCVVPVEADGELKLWVDAWQGNDQADVVGKDQVTFAPRKAGRSEDTCDVGFCKMRVNVVWSLVVNW, from the exons atggaggcggaggcggagatcCCCGAGGAAGCGAAGCCGCCGAGGATGAACCGCAGGCAGTGGAAGGCCGCGAGGGGGAACCGCGAGGACAAGTGGACGAGGAAGGACCGCCTGCTGCTGGAGGCGAACGCGGAGAAACGCCGCGAGCAGGAggccgcggaggcggcggcggacctGGCGGCGGAAGCGGCAAACAAAGAGGACCCGGAGGCCGCCATCGCGACGCGCTACCGCGAGAGTTGGATCCAGATATTCTCCCGCTCCCACGGCTCCTACGAGGACGCCA CCTCTATTCTACCGATGCGGTACACCGACGAGCCCCCGCCGCCCTATACCCGTGTAGGCTATGCTGATTCCGTGGTCATCTTCTCCGTGAAGGTGACACAAGTAAACCAGTGCCTCGAGTGGCCGCTGGATGTATACGGCATCGTTGCTGCGCGGGATTCAGTAGACCGCAATCGGAACCTCATCTTCAACCGCACCAGAGACAATTGCCAGACGCTCACCCCGGAG GATGCCTCTCTATCGTTGACTGGTCCTACCCGTGCTATCGTGATCATTGATCCTGTCAACTACGAGGTCGAGCTGAAAGTGAAGGGAGACACGCCTTCTCAAGATAAATTCCTAAGCCTTCTACTCATTGAGGACAAGTACTATGCTTCTGGTGAACCTTGCCATGGAGTTCACTGCCACACATACTCTTCTAAGCTAAGCACAGTGGAGTTGACAATCGGCCATCTTGCACAAACAGTAGAGGCTACTATCACATTTCAGGTCATCGAGGGATCCTGGCCAACTCACCATCATGGGCGATTTGTTGCACGTATGGCTCGTCTTAATGATCTGGAGATGGTGCTGCTTGATTCTCGGGATGGCATGGTGTCTGTCATGAGTGATGGTGTGATTGAGCTTTCACGATGTGTTGTGCCCGTCGAAGCAGATGGAGAACTGAAGCTTTGGGTGGATGCATGGCAGGGCAATGACCAGGCTGATGTTGTTGGCAAAGATCAAGTAACATTTGCACCTAGAAAAGCAGGTAGAAGTGAGGATACGTGTGATGTTGGGTTTTGTAAGATGCGAGTCAATGTTGTTTGGTCTCTTGTTGTGAACTGGTGA
- the LOC124671275 gene encoding BURP domain-containing protein 11-like, translating into MSYGSEQEDDPHKATMSYGSEQEDDPNKATMSYGSEQKEGSHHHKAHSHSTKRQQADVFFFHDMLRPGFIITPTIPPTSSLPSLLPRSVAGSIPFSSERLSDIISMFAPASLWMARKIRWTLDMCEHPRTLPGQSAGCATSLESLAELPPSLLRTRNVRAFSAADLPVEAPGTRALRGRYNVTAVLKVSGESSEIVTCHDLTYPYAVYYCHTANPTSAYTVTLTSVEDGAVPKTMEALAVCHLDTSKWSPKNPFFELHNLKPGEVTVCHFLTKLSIIWVPGS; encoded by the exons ATGTCATATGGGTCAGAACAAGAAGATGATCCACACAAAGCCACAATGTCATATGGGTCAGAACAGGAAGATGATCCAAACAAAGCCACAATGTCATATGGGTCAGAACAGAAAGAG GGCAGTCATCATCACAAGGCTCACAGCCACAGTACCAAAAGGCAGCAGGCCGACGTCTTCTTCTTCCATGACATGCTGCGACCAGGTTTCATCATCACCCCGACCATCCCGCCGACCAGCTCCCTGCCGAGTCTTCTTCCCCGCAGCGTCGCTGGCTCCATCCCTTTCTCCAGCGAACGCCTCTCCGACATAATCTCCATGTTCGCACCGGCGTCCCTCTGGATGGCCAGAAAGATACGGTGGACGTTGGACATGTGCGAGCACCCACGGACACTCCCTGGCCAAAGCGCCGGCTGCGCCACCTCCCTCGAGTCCCTCGCCGAGCTCCCTCCGTCCCTTCTCAGGACACGCAACGTCCGCGCGTTCTCCGCCGCCGATTTGCCCGTCGAAGCTCCGGGCACGCGGGCACTTCGCGGGAGGTACAACGTGACGGCCGTCCTGAAGGTCTCCGGTGAGTCGTCGGAGATCGTGACCTGCCATGATCTGACCTACCCGTACGCCGTGTACTACTGCCACACAGCCAACCCTACGTCCGCATACACAGTGACGCTGACGAGCGTGGAGGACGGCGCGGTGCCGAAGACAATGGAGGCTCTGGCGGTGTGCCACCTCGACACGTCCAAGTGGAGCCCAAAGAACCCCTTCTTTGAGCTGCACAACCTCAAGCCGGGGGAGGTGACCGTGTGCCACTTCCTCACGAAGCTCAGCATCATCTGGGTTCCGGGCAGCTAG